The Filimonas lacunae genomic sequence TAACCTTTTTGTAACATTTTTAAGCAAGTATTAAGCTGTTGCGGCCAGTTCGGGCGTGGGGCACTATAAAATGCTATAGCGGCATGAGTACAAAAGGATGTGGCCGGGCGTCTTTATAACTATATACAAAATGAGCTTTATGATGAGGAAAAGTAAATGGTTGCTGCTGCTTGCTGTGGTGGGCATGTTGTGGATGCTGCCGGTAAATGCCCGTGAACGTGCTACGGATTCTGTGCTGGTATTGAAAAATGCCCGGGTGATAGATGTGCTTACGGGAAAGATGACAGCAGGTGTTACCGTGGTAGTGCAGCATGGAGTAATTACTGCTATAGGCAAAAGAGCAGGTAAGCATGTGGTGGGAAAGGAAATAGATATACACGGGGGGTATGTGGTGCCGGGTTTAATAGATACACACATACACGTGGCCAACGGGCATGGCGTAAAACCGGAACGGGGATTAAGCCTGCTGAATTACCTGGTAAAACATGGTATTACTACGGTGCGTGATGCCGCGGGTAATGCAGAAGTGTTGCATACTTTACAAACCGAAATAAGGAATGGAGATGTGGTGGGGGCGGATGTGTATTACGCTGCTTTTATGGCGGGACGCTGGTATTACGACCGGGGCATTGGTTTAAGAAAAGAACCCTATATGGCGTGGGAACAATGTATAGAGCCGGGCGTGGACCTGGATAGTGCGATGGCAGCTGCAAAAGCTTGTGGTGCCACAGGTATTAAGTTGTATCATTCTATTGAAGGAAGTTACTTACCACAGGTGGTGCGGGCGGCTAAAAAGCAGGGCCTGAAAGTGTGGGGGCATGCAATGATGTATCCTGCCAAGCCGGTAGAAGTAGTAAATGCAGGAGTGGAAGTGTTATCGCATGTGTCTATGTTAACCTGGTTAAACCCAAGTGACAGCGTGCAAAGAATGTTTAGCGCGCGGATATATAGCAAGCTGACAACGCAGCAGAAAGATAGTTTGCTGGCATGTATAGATGTGAAGCCGTTTTGCGACGCCATGAAGGCGCATAACGCCATTCTGGATGCTACTTTGCGGGTGTCTTATCCAAGGGATGAATATGTGATGCCGTTGTTGAAACGGATATATCAGCAGGGTGTAAAAATCAGTGCCGGTACGGATGAGATCACCGATACAACGCAGCCTTACCCGCACCTGATGGAAGAGTTAGGTTATTTTATACATAATTGTGGTTTTACTACCCTGGATGCCTTGCGTAGTGCTACTATTATTGGCGCAGAAGCCATAGGAGAGGAAAAACATATAGGCTCTGTTACAGTAGGCAAGAAAGCTGATTTGCTGGTGCTGCAGGAGAACCCTTTGCAGGATATAGAGCACCTGAAAAAGCAGGTAATGGTAATACAGGCCGGAAGGATAATAACACAAGCGCTTTAGTCGCTTATAGCAACCCGTCTGTGCCATATTGCCGGCTCAGGTGGGTTATTTACTATTGGTAAAAAGGTATAACACCAGTAACGAAGCAGTGTGCCCGGAATTGTTTACCGGAACATGGGGAATGTTGCCATCGAAAAAAAGTGCGTCGCCTTCTTCCATTTCAAACGTTTTATCATCCAGCTGATAACTAAGCCTGCCTTTAAGGATATAGATAAATTCAAAGGCCATAGTGGTAACCTGCGGCCGGCTGGCGTTATGTTGTAGCTCCAGCAGGGAAATTTGAAAGGCGCCACCCTCGCTGGTATGCTCCAGGATAGAAAAATACTGGAACCCGCTGGCGCTTTCCTCCTTTTCGTAGGGGGAGAATAGTTTTTTAGGCAGGAAGTAATAGCCGGGGAAAAGATTTTCGGTATTCAGCTGCGCAAAAAAGGCTTCCGGGGCAATGCCCAGTTTATGAATAATGGTAAACAGGGTGGGAATGGTAGGTATCATCCTGCCATTTTCTATTTTAGACAGCATGGCAGAGCCTATGCCGGTTAAAGCTGCTAAGTCCAGCAGTTTCAATTCTTTCTCTTTGCGGTATTTTCTAATGATGCCGCCTATTTTAAAATAGGACAACTGTTCCTGTTCTTCTCTCACTTCTTGCTGCATGCCCTAAAAATACATGGTAATTTATTTCCTGGGAAGAAATATTTTAAGCCACTGAGATTAACAATTCGATAATCCGTTGCTTTGTTATTTTCCTGAAAAGAAATTTATTTTCGGTTTGGGAAAAATAATTGCTTCACAGGAAACTGCAAAACAAAACGTAGCATGACAGGAAGATGGGTGGAGTTTACGGGAGCGGGTGAGCCTTTTCGCCTGCGTACTGCGCAGGTGAGAACGTTGTTGCCGGGCGAGGTGCTGGTGCGAAACCGGTATACTACGTTATGTGGCAGCGACCTGCATACGTTTTGCGGGGTGCGGCAGGAAGTGTGCCCCACCGTGCTGGGGCATGAAATAGCAGGGGAGATAGTGGCCTTGCACCCATCGCATTCCGGCCTGGATAGCAGGGGCGAGGAACTGGTGGCCGGCAGTTGGATCACCTGGTCGGTATTTGCCAGTGATCCGCAATCGAAGCATGCCTTACAAGGCATGCCGCAAAAAGGAGAGGGATTGTTTAAATACGGCCATGCGAAGGTGGAAGGGGAAGAAGTATTTCACGGAGGGTTGGCGGAGTACTGCATATTAAAGCCGCATACGGCTATTCTTTTATTACCCGATTTTTTACCGCTGCCTGTAGCGGCTACTTTGAATTGTGCTATTGCTACAGTGGCAGGTGCTATGCGACTGGCAGGTAATGTACAGGGCAAGCGTGTGTTAATTACAGGTATGGGCTTACTGGGCATTACCTGTGCAGCTATGTGTAAAGATGCCGGTGCAACATGGGTAGTGGCAGCGGATGTGTCGGATGCACGGTTGAAAAAAGCCACCGGCTTTGGAGCAGATGAAACGCGGCTGTTAGATGGCGATACTCCGGCTTTGCTATCGGAAAAAGCAGATGTGGTGTTTGATATGAGTGGCGCTGCGGATGCAATGGAATGGGGCATTGATTGCCTGGGTATAGGAGGGCGTGCAGTGTGGGCCGGAGCTGTGTTTAAAGGACGCAGGCTACAGCTGGATGCGGAGAAAGTGGTGCGCAACCTGCTTACCATTCAGGGAATACATAATTACAACTATGATGATTTTGCCTATGCACTTGACTTTATGAAGCGTAACTGGAATCGATATCCTTTTGGGGAAGTGGTAGAAAAGGAGTTTACGTTGGAACAAACGCAGCAGGCTTTTGAATACGCAATACAACACAAGCCACTTCGGGTGGGCATCAGCATTTAATATCTTCTATGGCTAATAACCCGTTTAGAAAAGCGCAGTGGCGCATGCTGCTGATAACCATGTTTTGCTACCTGTTCTTTTATACGGGCAGGCATAACTTTGGCTGGGCGGCGCATGCGCTGGCAACTGAGTTGCAGGTAAGCTATGAGAAGATTGGATGGGTAAGTTTTGCCATGTTGCTGGGCTATGCGGTGGGGCAGTTTGTTAATGGAAACCTGGCCGATAGGTTTAGTCCACGTACAATGATAGTAACCGGCGGTATTTTATCGGTAGCGGCCAACCTGGCTATCAGTGTAGCCGATAGTTTTAACCTGGTGCTGGTGTTATGGGCTTTGAATGGTTATTTTCAGTCGATGGCCTGGGCGCCGGGCAGCCGCATTTTAACCAACTGGTTTGGTCAGCACGAGCGGCAAAAGGCTTTTAGCTTTTATACCATGGCGGCATCCAGCTCGTCCACGTTCACCTACCTGCTTTCTATTATGCTGGTGCAGCAAAACCAGCATTGGCGTTTGCTGTTCAGGTTGCCGGTGTTGTTTTTACTGGCCGCATTGATTGTCTTTTATTTTGTGGTACGCAATAAGCCTTCTGATATGGGCTTTGAAGATAGCATACCTGCGAGGGCCAAAGAAAATGGCATCAGCTGGCGGCAGCGGTATCAAACCGTGTTTGGTAATCGTCGTTTTTTGCTGGCCTGTTTATCGATGGGATTTGAAAGCATGGCGCGTTATACCCTGATATTCTGGGTGCCTGTATATTTTCTGGGAAAAGAATATAAATCGCATCCGGAACAAATGTGGGTGAGCCTTTTGTTACCGGCAGGCATGGCTATAGGCGCTTATTCCTTTGGACATATCTCTGACAAATTATTTTCGGGTAATAAGCCTTATGCTATTTCCACAGGTATGTTCAGTTGTGCATTGGTGGCTTTGCTTATTTATTTTTTTCCAGGCCAGCATGGTGTAATTACCGGCCTGCTGATGTTTATGGCGGGCTTTTTTGCCTATGGCCCGCAGGCTAATTTCTGGCCGTTAAGTCCTGAGTTGCTGGGCGCTGAATTTACAGGAACCGGTGTAGGTATAATGAATATGAGCGCGTACCTGTTTGCGGCGTTAGGCGAGCCGGTAATGGGTAAAATTATTGATGTTACCGGTAATGCTGCCATGGTGTTTATAGCAGTAGCGTTGCTGGCTTTTTTATCGTCGGTGATTATCCTTTTTGTCAATTCCTCAAAAAAAGTACTATATGTTATCAGTTAAATTAATTGTTTGCGATATGGCGGGTACTTCGGTACGTGATGATCGCGAAGTGGAAATGGTGTTTTTAAATGCGATTAAAAACACAGGCCTGCATGCGGATGAAAAAGAGGTGAATGCAATGATGGGTTGGAGTAAAATAAAAGTGTTTCAAACCTTGTGGGCTAAAGCATTGGGCGAACGTCATCCGGCTTTTGCAGAAAAGGTAAACGAATCGTACCAGGTGTTTACGGAGTTGCTGGAACATCATTACCGGACAGCAGACCTGGCACCTACAGTGGGTGCATTGGAGTTGTTTGCTTTTTGTAAGCAAAACGGTATAAAGGTGGCGCTGACTACCGGCTTTTACCGTAAGGTAACAGATATTATACTGGAGCGTTTAGGCTGGATGCAGGGGTTGAATGCTGATTACCTGGCGGAAAGTGCGGATGCGATCATTGATTGCTCGGTAAGCAGTTCGGATGTGGCAGAAGGCCGCCCCGCACCGGATATGATTTTCCTGGCAATGAAAAAGCTGAACATTACTCAGGCATCTGAAGTGATCAACATTGGTGATACGCCTTCCGATTTATTATCGGGCAAAAGTGCCGGGGTGAAACTGGCGTTGGGAGTAGCGAATGGTACGCATACTTATGAGGAGTTAAATGCGTTGCCTAATGACGGCATTTTGCCTACGGTAGGCCATTTGATAGAGTTGCTGAAACAGCAGTAGCTTTTGTGGTGATTGGTAGTAATTTAGCCAATGCTAATGATATTTTGACAGGCATGCTGTATGCTCGTAAAAAATGTTGATTTTTCTGCCAAAAACCGCTGTTCTGATGATTGCTACTGTAAGAAATATATGGCTGGTGGTGTTGTGTATATCGGCATTACCGGTACTGGCTCAAACAAATACAACTGTTGTATCGATAAGAGAACGCCTGTTGCTGGATAGCGGCTGGCGTTTTGCTTTTGGGCACCCCTACAATACCGATAAAGACTTTGGACATGCCACAGGTTATTTCTCGTACCTGGCCAAGGCAGGATATGCAGACGGGCCGGCTGATGCGGCGTTTGACGATCGTGCCTGGCGTAAGCTGAGCCTGCCGCATGACTGGGCAGCTGAACAGGATTTTAGCCCACAGGGTAGTTTTAGTCATGGATTTAAACAGGTGGGGCGTCATTTTCCGGATAAGTCTATCGGCTGGTATCGTAAGGCTTTTCATGTAACGTCAGCAGAACTGGGCCGCCGGATAACGGTGGCGTTTGATGGCGTGTTCCGGAATGCAACGGTTTGGATCAACGGGCATTTTCTGGGAGTAGAGTCGAGTGGCTACAGCAGTTTTGAATATGATATCACAGATTATATTAACTATGGCGGCAACAATGTGCTGGCAGTGCGGGTAGATGCCACTATGGAAGAGGGCTGGTTTTATGAAGGGGCTGGTATATACCGGCATGTGTGGCTGGTAAAAACAGCGCCCCTGCATGTGGCTGCGAATGGGGTAGTGGTAAATACGACTTTGGAGAACAATGCAGCACAGGTGCAGGCCGGCGTAACTATACAAAATGATGCTTTGCAGGGTAAGATGTGTGCCGTAAAGGTGGCGGTGGTAGATGCCGCAGGTAAAACGGTGGCAACTGCCTGGAAAGAAGGGGTGGAGGTGGCAGCCTTACAGCATAAAGAAATAGCATTAGCGTTGCGTGTAACAGATGCCAGACTTTGGGAGCTGGATAATCCTTATTTATATAAGCTGGTGACTACTGTTTTAGCGGAAGGAAAAGAAACTGATGTAACCACCACTTCGTTTGGTATTCGTACTATTCGCTTTGATGCCGCTACAGGGTTTTTCTTAAATGACAAACCCGTAAAACTGAAAGGAACCAATAATCACCAGGATCATGCGGGTGTGGGTACCGCTATACCCGATGCCCTGGTGGATTACCGTATACAGGCTTTGAAGGATATGGGAGCGAATGCTTACCGTTGCTCACATCATCCGCCTGCCCCGGAGTTGTTAGATGCCTGTGATAGACTGGGTATGCTGGTGATTGATGAAACCCGCCTGATGGGAACTTCCGGACAACCTTTGCAGGATTTGAAGCGGATGATAGTGCGCGACAGGAATCACCCTAGTATATTCTGCTGGTCGGTAGGTAATGAAGAATGGCGTATTGAAAACGGAGAAACCGGTGCGCGGATGGCCACTACGTTACAGGCCTATGCTAAAAGCCTGGATAGTACCCGGTATACTACGGCCGGTATTAGCGGAGGTTTTGCCAGCGGTATCAGTGATGTGCTGGAAGTGATGGGGTATAACTATCTGGGCAATGGTGATATAGAAGCGCATCACAAACGTTTTCCGCAACAGCCGGGTATGGGCACCGAAGAGGGTTCTACCTTTGCTACCAGGGGAGTATATGTGAATGATACAGCCAGGCAATACATGGCTGCCTATGATAGAAAGCCCCGCCCTTCTTTTTACAGTATTGAAGAAGGTTGGCGTTTTTATGCAGACCGGCCTTACCTGGCAGGCTTGTTTATATGGACAGGCTTTGACTATCGCGGAGAGCCAACACCGTTTGGCTGGCCTTCTGTGAACTCCTATTTCGGTATGATGGATATATGTGGTTTTCCAAAGGATGATTATTACTATTTGCAAAGCTGGTGGAGCAATAAGCCGGTGTTACACCTGCTACCCCATTGGAACTGGGCAGGTAAAGAAGGGCAGTTGATAGATGTGTGGGCATATAGCAATTGTGATGAAGTAGAGTTGTTGGTAAACAGGAAAAGTCAGGGCAAAAAGAGGATGACACGTAACGGCCATCTGGAATGGAAAGTACCTTATGTACCGGGTGTGCTGGAAGCGGTAGGGTATAAAAATGGTAAGGCGGTGCTTTGGGAAAAACGAATAACAGCCCAGGCGCCGGCAGTGATTACGCTGGCAGCGCATAAGCCTGCTGTTGTTGCTAACGGCAGTGATGTGGCAGTGGTAACGGTGGGTGTTACAGATGCGCAGGGACATGTGGTGCCTATGGCTGATAATGATATCACATTTGCACTTAGTGGCCCCGGAAGGATAATAGGCGTGGGTAATGGCAATCCTACTTCGCTGGAAAAAGAACAATTCCTGGATGAGATTACCAATCTGCCAGTGCAGCAGGTGGAGCGAAAAAATACGGAGGATAAAAAAGAGTTTGTGTATAAAGGGCAGTTTATGTTGCCTGCGGTATTAGATAGTACGGATATTACTTTCTTTTATAAAAGCATTGGCAGTATACAAAGTGTTACTGTGAATGGTGTTGTGCTGGCAAAGGATATTGCCCTGAATGCAGCGGGTAATGTGTTTTTGCTGAACAAGAGTGTAATAAAGCCGGGAATGAATGAAGTGTTGATCACTGGTAAACCTATTGCTAAGCTGCACGATTGGGATGTAGTAAATACAGATGCAGGAGTGGTGCAGGTGTTGCGTTACGCGGTGTCCTGGAAACGAAAACTGTTTAATGGCGCTGCACAGGTGATTATTCAGGCTGCCGGCCCGGCAGGTAATATTCAATTAAAGGCCAGTGGTAAAGGGTTGACACCGGCAGTGCTTACTATTCCTTCTTTATAAATGCTTTACAAATAGCAGTGTTAATGGGCGCGGAGGGAGAAGGTGAGTGAAATGTTCTTCAAAAGGTATAATGCCCCAAAAAGATGAAGTGCTTATTGGGGGCATTGGTATGTTTAGTGCGTAACTTCTATGCTGTTGTTAACGGTGTATTGTGGTTTGCCATTGTTGGCTGCCTGTATGTTGGTAAAGGTTACTTTTTCTGCATCCTTGACAAGGATGGTAGCGTTTTCGGAAAGTTTAATGTTATTAAAGTAAACGTTTTTAAGGCGGTGAGCAGGATCTTTAAAGCCATTGATATTAATAGCGGCTTCTTTTTCGGATGCGGCTGACAGGTCAATGTTTTCAAATGTAAAATTGGAGTAGGTAGGCGTTTCAGGTGCAGGCTCGCCATCGTTGTTATAGTTCACTGCCGAAAACACGGTGATCTTTAATAGCTGACAGTTATTCACTGTTACGTTTTTTACATAACCGCCGCGGTCTTTTGTGCCTTTAATCTGCATGCCGTGTAATAACGCACCGGCCTGACAATCTTCTACCAGCACATCACTTACACCACCCGACATTTCGCTGCCAATAGAAATACCGTGTCCTCTTTTAAAGTTACAGTTGGTAACTCTTACATTTTTGGTAGGCTTGCCCACTATAAAGCCTTCGGGATTTTTACCGGATTTAATAGCGATGCAATCATCTCCTGTATCAAAGGTGCAATTGAAGATATAGCAGTCGGTAGATGAATCCGGATCAATGCCATCTCCGTTGTGAATGCCTTTGGTGATGATGTTGAGGTTGTGTGTGCTGATGTTGTTACTGTAGATGTAGTGAATGGTCCAGCTGGGTGGCTCGGTGATAGTAAGGTTAGAAATGCTTACATCCTGGCAGTTGATCAGGCATATTAGCCGTCCTCTGCTTCTGTTGCCGCTGGCTTTGGTCATGGCATTGCCCAGGCGTTGACCACCTCCCATAATAGTGCCACCACCGGTAATGCGTATGTTTTTTGCATTATAGCTGCCATCGCGGTTAAGCGTGCCCGCGTTAATAAGGCTGGCATAGGTTTTTAACTCCCATCCTTCAAAGCGGTTTAAAATCATGGGCAGGTATTCCTCTATGTTGCCGCTGCCTTTTAATACGCCGTCTTTTTCTATATACAGGGTCATATTGCTTTTTAAATGCAAGGCCCCGGAAATAAAAACACCTTTGGGTATATACACCGTGCCACCTGTTGTGCAGGCGTCTATCGCTGCCTGTATAGCGCGGGTGTTGGTTATGGCTGTATCGTCTTTAGCGCCATAATCCAGTA encodes the following:
- the galA gene encoding beta-galactosidase GalA, coding for MIATVRNIWLVVLCISALPVLAQTNTTVVSIRERLLLDSGWRFAFGHPYNTDKDFGHATGYFSYLAKAGYADGPADAAFDDRAWRKLSLPHDWAAEQDFSPQGSFSHGFKQVGRHFPDKSIGWYRKAFHVTSAELGRRITVAFDGVFRNATVWINGHFLGVESSGYSSFEYDITDYINYGGNNVLAVRVDATMEEGWFYEGAGIYRHVWLVKTAPLHVAANGVVVNTTLENNAAQVQAGVTIQNDALQGKMCAVKVAVVDAAGKTVATAWKEGVEVAALQHKEIALALRVTDARLWELDNPYLYKLVTTVLAEGKETDVTTTSFGIRTIRFDAATGFFLNDKPVKLKGTNNHQDHAGVGTAIPDALVDYRIQALKDMGANAYRCSHHPPAPELLDACDRLGMLVIDETRLMGTSGQPLQDLKRMIVRDRNHPSIFCWSVGNEEWRIENGETGARMATTLQAYAKSLDSTRYTTAGISGGFASGISDVLEVMGYNYLGNGDIEAHHKRFPQQPGMGTEEGSTFATRGVYVNDTARQYMAAYDRKPRPSFYSIEEGWRFYADRPYLAGLFIWTGFDYRGEPTPFGWPSVNSYFGMMDICGFPKDDYYYLQSWWSNKPVLHLLPHWNWAGKEGQLIDVWAYSNCDEVELLVNRKSQGKKRMTRNGHLEWKVPYVPGVLEAVGYKNGKAVLWEKRITAQAPAVITLAAHKPAVVANGSDVAVVTVGVTDAQGHVVPMADNDITFALSGPGRIIGVGNGNPTSLEKEQFLDEITNLPVQQVERKNTEDKKEFVYKGQFMLPAVLDSTDITFFYKSIGSIQSVTVNGVVLAKDIALNAAGNVFLLNKSVIKPGMNEVLITGKPIAKLHDWDVVNTDAGVVQVLRYAVSWKRKLFNGAAQVIIQAAGPAGNIQLKASGKGLTPAVLTIPSL
- a CDS encoding glycosyl hydrolase family 28 protein is translated as MKKCLVLLLLLLPALTNLYALPAGAWNPLLAPGSLSETSATLLWNKQSPQSNSTYQVLLNGKVQGTTQASNYTFTNLQPNTSYTVEIKLTTPGSNKPSGNTLRFTTAAKGKVYNILDYGAKDDTAITNTRAIQAAIDACTTGGTVYIPKGVFISGALHLKSNMTLYIEKDGVLKGSGNIEEYLPMILNRFEGWELKTYASLINAGTLNRDGSYNAKNIRITGGGTIMGGGQRLGNAMTKASGNRSRGRLICLINCQDVSISNLTITEPPSWTIHYIYSNNISTHNLNIITKGIHNGDGIDPDSSTDCYIFNCTFDTGDDCIAIKSGKNPEGFIVGKPTKNVRVTNCNFKRGHGISIGSEMSGGVSDVLVEDCQAGALLHGMQIKGTKDRGGYVKNVTVNNCQLLKITVFSAVNYNNDGEPAPETPTYSNFTFENIDLSAASEKEAAININGFKDPAHRLKNVYFNNIKLSENATILVKDAEKVTFTNIQAANNGKPQYTVNNSIEVTH
- a CDS encoding HAD family hydrolase, giving the protein MLSVKLIVCDMAGTSVRDDREVEMVFLNAIKNTGLHADEKEVNAMMGWSKIKVFQTLWAKALGERHPAFAEKVNESYQVFTELLEHHYRTADLAPTVGALELFAFCKQNGIKVALTTGFYRKVTDIILERLGWMQGLNADYLAESADAIIDCSVSSSDVAEGRPAPDMIFLAMKKLNITQASEVINIGDTPSDLLSGKSAGVKLALGVANGTHTYEELNALPNDGILPTVGHLIELLKQQ
- a CDS encoding helix-turn-helix domain-containing protein: MQQEVREEQEQLSYFKIGGIIRKYRKEKELKLLDLAALTGIGSAMLSKIENGRMIPTIPTLFTIIHKLGIAPEAFFAQLNTENLFPGYYFLPKKLFSPYEKEESASGFQYFSILEHTSEGGAFQISLLELQHNASRPQVTTMAFEFIYILKGRLSYQLDDKTFEMEEGDALFFDGNIPHVPVNNSGHTASLLVLYLFTNSK
- a CDS encoding amidohydrolase family protein, whose amino-acid sequence is MMRKSKWLLLLAVVGMLWMLPVNARERATDSVLVLKNARVIDVLTGKMTAGVTVVVQHGVITAIGKRAGKHVVGKEIDIHGGYVVPGLIDTHIHVANGHGVKPERGLSLLNYLVKHGITTVRDAAGNAEVLHTLQTEIRNGDVVGADVYYAAFMAGRWYYDRGIGLRKEPYMAWEQCIEPGVDLDSAMAAAKACGATGIKLYHSIEGSYLPQVVRAAKKQGLKVWGHAMMYPAKPVEVVNAGVEVLSHVSMLTWLNPSDSVQRMFSARIYSKLTTQQKDSLLACIDVKPFCDAMKAHNAILDATLRVSYPRDEYVMPLLKRIYQQGVKISAGTDEITDTTQPYPHLMEELGYFIHNCGFTTLDALRSATIIGAEAIGEEKHIGSVTVGKKADLLVLQENPLQDIEHLKKQVMVIQAGRIITQAL
- a CDS encoding MFS transporter — protein: MANNPFRKAQWRMLLITMFCYLFFYTGRHNFGWAAHALATELQVSYEKIGWVSFAMLLGYAVGQFVNGNLADRFSPRTMIVTGGILSVAANLAISVADSFNLVLVLWALNGYFQSMAWAPGSRILTNWFGQHERQKAFSFYTMAASSSSTFTYLLSIMLVQQNQHWRLLFRLPVLFLLAALIVFYFVVRNKPSDMGFEDSIPARAKENGISWRQRYQTVFGNRRFLLACLSMGFESMARYTLIFWVPVYFLGKEYKSHPEQMWVSLLLPAGMAIGAYSFGHISDKLFSGNKPYAISTGMFSCALVALLIYFFPGQHGVITGLLMFMAGFFAYGPQANFWPLSPELLGAEFTGTGVGIMNMSAYLFAALGEPVMGKIIDVTGNAAMVFIAVALLAFLSSVIILFVNSSKKVLYVIS
- a CDS encoding zinc-binding dehydrogenase; this translates as MTGRWVEFTGAGEPFRLRTAQVRTLLPGEVLVRNRYTTLCGSDLHTFCGVRQEVCPTVLGHEIAGEIVALHPSHSGLDSRGEELVAGSWITWSVFASDPQSKHALQGMPQKGEGLFKYGHAKVEGEEVFHGGLAEYCILKPHTAILLLPDFLPLPVAATLNCAIATVAGAMRLAGNVQGKRVLITGMGLLGITCAAMCKDAGATWVVAADVSDARLKKATGFGADETRLLDGDTPALLSEKADVVFDMSGAADAMEWGIDCLGIGGRAVWAGAVFKGRRLQLDAEKVVRNLLTIQGIHNYNYDDFAYALDFMKRNWNRYPFGEVVEKEFTLEQTQQAFEYAIQHKPLRVGISI